The following is a genomic window from Bordetella petrii.
CGATAATCGCCCAGCACTTCGACCAGGGCGCCCTTTTGCAGCTGGGGCAGCACGACGTAATCGGGCGCCTGAATAATGCCCACGCCCTGCGCGGCGGCATCCATCAGGGCCTCGCCATTGTCGACGAGCAGGTTGCCGTGCACCGCCACACTGTGATGCGCCTGGCTGGCGTCGACGAAATCCCATAGCCATTTCAGGCGCTTGCCGGGCCTGACATACAACAGACAATTGTGCTGGGCCAGGTCTTGCGGCACGGACGGCGTGCCCCATTCGGCCAGGTAGCCCGGCGCCGCGGCGGTCACGATGCGCGATTGCCGCAACTTGCGCGCCACCAGGCGGGCCTCGGTGGTCTCGCCGATCGACAATGCGACATCGAAGTTGTCTTCGGTCAGGTCGTCGAGCCGGTCGGAAAGTGTGACACTGATGGTCAGCTCCGCAAACCGCTTGGCGAAGCTGTTGAGCAGCGGCATGATCCACAGCTTGCCGTAGCTTACGGGCAGCACCACGCGCAACGTGCCGCGCGGCGTATCCCGCAGCGCCGTCACCTCGTTCTTGGCCTCTTCGAGCTGGTCGAGAATCAGCTTGCAACGCTGGTAGAACGCCAGGCCGTCGGGGGTGGGGCTGACACGCCGGGTGGTGCGCTCGAGCAACTTGACTCCCAGATCTGCCTCGAGCTTCGAGATGATCCGGCTGACCGTTGCATTGGACGTCTCCAGCGCATCGGCGGTTTTCGTAAAGCTGCGCAGCTCCACCGTCTTGACGAACACGCCAATTTCGTTGAACTGGTCCAATTAAGGCTCCGTGCGGCTAGCTGCCCTGTCCGCTGGCGACCAGCTGATCGAACTGCTTGTCCAGTTCGGCCAGGGAATCGTCGATATGCTTGCGCCGGGCCTGGACCCAGGCATCCTGGGCGGCCAGGCGCTCGCGCGCCTCGTTCAGCATGCGCTGCATTTCCGCAGGCTGCGGGCCGCCCGACGTGGCGCGGTGCTTCACGATCGCCACCGGGTCGAGCGTGGCGCGGAATTCGGCCTCGGCCATCGGCAGCTCGGCGGGATACTTCGAGCCATGCACCGCCTCTTCGTAAATGCGCCGCGCCTGATCGTACGGAAAATCCAGCGGCTTGATGTTGTTGGCCTTCGCGTAGCTCACCACCTCGGACGCGAAATGGTGCCCCACGCGGAACGGCAGCTTGTATTTGCGCATCAGCACGTCGGCCAGCTCTTGCGATGCAGTCCAGTCGCTGTTCAATTCTTCCAGCGCGCGATCCGGGCTGATGACCATGGCCTTCAACACGCGGTTCCAGCGTTGCAACACAGTGATGGCGCTGTCGACCATGGCGGAATTCTGCTTCACGCTCTTGGGATCGCTCATGCCCGGCGTGATGTTGTGAGTCTGCAGCACGGGGCCCATGGCCAGCGTCACGGCGGTGGACGCGGCGCTGCGGGTGCCATTCAGCAGGCCCGGGTTGCGCTTCTGCGGCATGGCGCTTGACACATAGGTATTACCGCCACCCTCTTCCAGCAGGATCCACGGGCGCGACTGCGCGTACTGCGTCATCACGTCCTCGACGAAGTTGCCGGTGTGCAGCGCGATACTGGTCACGATAGACGCGACCTCCACCGGCTGGTCCATGGAAGAGATTTGCGACGCATCGTAGGCATTGTCCACCAGCGCCGCAAAGCCCAGGTATTGCGCCATGCGCTTGCGGTTCAGCGGCCAGCTGGTGCCGTTGAGCACCGTGGTGCCCATGGGCGACCGGTCGATGCGGGCATAGGCCTCGCGTATGCGCTGCGCGTCGCGGTCCAGCCCCGCCGCGTGCCCCAGCAGGTAGTGGCCATAGCTGTTGGGCTGCGCGGCCACGCCGTTGGTGTAGTTCGGCACGATGGTGTCGGCATGCTTGGCGGCCAGACTTACCAGCGTGGTAGAGGTGGCGTTGAGCTGGTCGGCAAGATCGAGCAGCTTGTCGCGCAGAATGGCGCTGCGGTAGGTGGCGTGCATGTCCTGGCTGGAGCGGCCCGCATGCAGCAGCGTGACGTCCTGGCCCGCGGCCTTGATCAGCAGCGGCTCGAAGGTGATCACGGTGGCCGGCCGCTTGGCGCCCGGCTGGTTGCCGTCTTCGATTACCTTGGCCACGCCTGCCGCCAGGCGCGGCGCCATGGATTTGTCGAGCAGCCCTTCGTCGGCATTGATGACGGCGGTGGCCTTGTTGATCTCGCCCAGCCAGAAAAACGGATCGCGAGGGGCTTTCTGGGCGGTGGAGGCCGCGGGCTGGGCCGGCTGCGCCACGGCGCCCATCGCGGGAAATGACAGGGCCAGCGCCAGGCCCAGCGAGGAAAGCGAATGTCTCATGAAATTCTCGTTATATGGCAAAGCGAATAGTGTAAGTGGCCCGGGGCGTATCGGGGCAGCATGGCGCTGGGCGCCTTACTGAGCAGCCCGCAAGGGGAATATGCATAGCAAATATTATTCGTTTATGGCGGTAAATGCGCTACCTAGAATGGCTTGCGTGGTCCCCATTGAAGACGACATCAAGGGCACCAAGCCCGTGGCCTTCGTGGTGCTGCGCGCCGGCGCCGCCGCCGACGAGGCCGCCATCAAGCCATTCGCGCTGGCGCGCGCCACGGCCTGTCAGCATCCGCGCCATGTCTGGTTCGTGCCGGCGCTTCCCCTGGCCAGCACCAACAAAATCGACCGCGCGCGCCTGCTGCGCACAGCGGCCGAACACACCGGCCGCGTCGCGGCTTTGCGTTAGCTGCCCGCGGCGATGCGCGCGTCATCGAAG
Proteins encoded in this region:
- a CDS encoding AMP-binding enzyme, with translation MVPIEDDIKGTKPVAFVVLRAGAAADEAAIKPFALARATACQHPRHVWFVPALPLASTNKIDRARLLRTAAEHTGRVAALR
- a CDS encoding LysR family transcriptional regulator, which produces MDQFNEIGVFVKTVELRSFTKTADALETSNATVSRIISKLEADLGVKLLERTTRRVSPTPDGLAFYQRCKLILDQLEEAKNEVTALRDTPRGTLRVVLPVSYGKLWIMPLLNSFAKRFAELTISVTLSDRLDDLTEDNFDVALSIGETTEARLVARKLRQSRIVTAAAPGYLAEWGTPSVPQDLAQHNCLLYVRPGKRLKWLWDFVDASQAHHSVAVHGNLLVDNGEALMDAAAQGVGIIQAPDYVVLPQLQKGALVEVLGDYRPAGPAIWVLYPPSRQRASRVQMLLDELFVMAGSLPGVSAEAEPAAH
- a CDS encoding argininosuccinate lyase; amino-acid sequence: MRHSLSSLGLALALSFPAMGAVAQPAQPAASTAQKAPRDPFFWLGEINKATAVINADEGLLDKSMAPRLAAGVAKVIEDGNQPGAKRPATVITFEPLLIKAAGQDVTLLHAGRSSQDMHATYRSAILRDKLLDLADQLNATSTTLVSLAAKHADTIVPNYTNGVAAQPNSYGHYLLGHAAGLDRDAQRIREAYARIDRSPMGTTVLNGTSWPLNRKRMAQYLGFAALVDNAYDASQISSMDQPVEVASIVTSIALHTGNFVEDVMTQYAQSRPWILLEEGGGNTYVSSAMPQKRNPGLLNGTRSAASTAVTLAMGPVLQTHNITPGMSDPKSVKQNSAMVDSAITVLQRWNRVLKAMVISPDRALEELNSDWTASQELADVLMRKYKLPFRVGHHFASEVVSYAKANNIKPLDFPYDQARRIYEEAVHGSKYPAELPMAEAEFRATLDPVAIVKHRATSGGPQPAEMQRMLNEARERLAAQDAWVQARRKHIDDSLAELDKQFDQLVASGQGS